In Chryseobacterium oranimense, a single window of DNA contains:
- a CDS encoding bifunctional (p)ppGpp synthetase/guanosine-3',5'-bis(diphosphate) 3'-pyrophosphohydrolase encodes MSYDLEQENKEILARYKDLISNTYRTLDEENNKLIRKAFDIALDAHKDQRRKSGEPYIYHPIAVAKIVATEIGLGATSIACALLHDVIEDSDYTYEDIKKIFGEKIANIVNGLTKISIMNHQNISVQSENYRKLLLTLSEDFRVILIKIADRLHNMRTLESMAPDKQKKIASETVYIYAPMAHRLGLYNIKSELEDLSLKYNNPEVYNEITEKLELAKESRERYIEEFKKEVSERLKEEGLNFTIKGRAKAISSIYRKMLKQGVSFEEVFDNYAIRIIYKSDAKNEKFLAWKIYSIVTDVYHSNPSRMRDWITQPRSTGYESLHLTVLGPDKKWIEVQIRSERMDEIAEKGVAAHYKYKEGYKQSSDDRNFERWVTEIRDILEQQQNLSTSELLDNIKLNLYSKEVFVFTPKGEIKILPTNATALDFAFAVHSDLGMKCLGAKINGKLVPISYVLQNGDQIDILSSQNQKPKSDWLEFVVTSKAKSKIKSYLNSQKNQLVEDGKEILQRKLRHAKINFNDEEVNKLQKFFNLKSSQELYLKFQSNELDVSSLRKYIESKNVFNNLLSRFRKSPTKNVHFEEPKEQNLDMIVFGKDEEKLNYSYAKCCTVIPGDKIFGFITISDGIKVHSDNCPNAINLRAQYDYRVIPAKWVNAESFKNRVKIEIEGLDRMGMINDITTVISGSMGMDMKSMSIESNNGVFMGNINLEVKNKGQLEETFKKLKDIDGVSRVRRLQS; translated from the coding sequence ATGAGTTACGATTTAGAACAGGAAAATAAGGAGATCCTTGCCCGCTATAAGGATCTGATTTCGAATACATACAGGACTCTGGACGAGGAAAATAACAAGCTCATCCGGAAGGCATTCGATATTGCATTGGACGCCCATAAGGATCAAAGGAGAAAATCCGGCGAGCCTTATATCTATCATCCTATTGCCGTTGCAAAAATTGTGGCAACAGAAATCGGTTTGGGGGCAACTTCTATTGCCTGTGCCCTGCTGCACGATGTTATAGAGGATTCGGACTACACTTATGAGGATATCAAAAAGATTTTTGGAGAAAAAATAGCCAATATTGTAAACGGGCTTACCAAGATCTCCATCATGAATCACCAGAATATTTCTGTACAGTCTGAAAATTACAGGAAGCTGTTACTGACCCTGTCTGAAGATTTCAGGGTGATCCTGATTAAAATTGCAGACCGTCTTCACAATATGCGAACCCTGGAAAGTATGGCTCCGGACAAGCAGAAAAAAATTGCTTCGGAGACCGTGTATATTTATGCACCTATGGCCCACCGTCTGGGTCTTTACAATATCAAGTCCGAGCTTGAAGATCTTTCACTGAAATACAATAACCCGGAAGTCTATAATGAAATCACGGAAAAATTGGAACTGGCAAAAGAAAGCCGGGAAAGATATATCGAAGAGTTTAAGAAAGAAGTTTCGGAAAGATTAAAAGAAGAAGGCTTAAACTTCACGATCAAGGGCCGTGCAAAAGCAATTTCTTCCATTTACAGGAAAATGCTGAAACAAGGGGTTTCTTTTGAAGAGGTATTCGACAATTATGCCATCAGGATTATTTATAAATCCGATGCAAAAAACGAAAAATTCCTGGCCTGGAAAATCTATTCTATTGTGACGGATGTTTATCACAGTAATCCTTCAAGAATGAGGGACTGGATCACACAACCGCGTTCTACAGGGTATGAAAGTCTCCATTTAACGGTGCTGGGGCCGGACAAAAAATGGATTGAGGTACAGATCCGTTCCGAAAGAATGGACGAAATCGCAGAAAAAGGAGTGGCAGCCCACTACAAATACAAAGAAGGCTACAAGCAAAGTTCGGATGACCGGAATTTTGAAAGATGGGTTACTGAAATCCGTGATATTCTCGAGCAGCAACAGAACCTTTCCACTTCTGAGCTTTTAGATAATATTAAACTGAATTTATATTCCAAGGAAGTATTTGTCTTTACTCCCAAAGGGGAAATCAAGATTCTTCCAACCAATGCCACGGCTCTGGATTTTGCTTTTGCCGTCCACTCCGACCTTGGAATGAAATGCCTTGGGGCAAAGATCAACGGAAAACTGGTTCCTATCTCTTATGTTCTGCAGAATGGCGATCAGATTGATATTTTATCTTCGCAGAATCAGAAGCCTAAATCTGACTGGCTGGAATTCGTAGTAACCTCCAAAGCCAAGTCCAAGATCAAAAGCTACCTGAATTCCCAGAAAAATCAGCTGGTAGAAGACGGAAAAGAAATTCTACAGAGAAAACTGCGTCATGCGAAGATTAACTTTAATGATGAAGAGGTTAACAAGCTACAGAAATTTTTCAATTTAAAATCATCCCAGGAGCTGTATCTTAAATTCCAGAGTAACGAGCTGGATGTGAGCAGCCTGAGAAAATATATTGAAAGTAAGAATGTATTTAATAATTTACTTTCAAGATTCCGGAAATCCCCGACGAAAAATGTACATTTTGAGGAGCCGAAAGAGCAGAATCTGGATATGATCGTTTTCGGGAAGGACGAGGAGAAACTGAATTACAGCTACGCCAAATGCTGTACAGTAATTCCCGGCGATAAAATTTTCGGGTTTATTACCATTTCAGACGGTATCAAGGTCCATAGTGACAATTGTCCCAACGCAATCAATCTGAGAGCCCAATACGATTACCGTGTAATCCCGGCCAAATGGGTAAATGCGGAAAGCTTTAAGAACAGAGTGAAGATTGAAATCGAAGGTCTTGACAGAATGGGAATGATTAACGATATCACCACCGTAATCAGCGGGAGCATGGGAATGGATATGAAAAGCATGTCCATAGAATCCAATAACGGAGTCTTCATGGGCAACATTAATCTTGAGGTTAAAAACAAAGGCCAGCTGGAAGAAACATTTAAAAAACTTAAAGATATTGACGGCGTTTCAAGAGTGAGGCGATTACAATCATAA
- the nhaA gene encoding Na+/H+ antiporter NhaA, which translates to MNLSLYFKKFFSSSQASGIILILCVLVSLLIANSSAGEGFQHFLDKEVGTHLFHLTYPVSIWINDGLMAVFFLLVGLEIKREMVEGELSSFKNASLPIFAAVGGMLVPAVIYTIFNSGTEYGNGWGIPMATDIAFSLAIISMLGKKIPNSIKIFLAALAIVDDLGAILVIAVFYTEQIHWTYLLLSFGMAALLFLLNFLKVTRLIFYIIPGLFLWYFLHHSGIHATIAGVLLAFSIPTNVSDVEISPLEKLEHKLHFPVSFLIMPIFALTNTNIAFTSEMVTGVTSTLGLGIICGLVLGKLIGINLFSFIAIRLKLSTLPQNSTWLQMVGVGLLAGIGFTMSIFIALLSFKESISIQDEAKFAILIASFLAAVLGFVILSMSSKKDVNEVEN; encoded by the coding sequence ATGAATTTATCTCTCTATTTTAAAAAATTTTTCAGCAGCAGCCAGGCATCGGGAATTATTCTTATTCTTTGTGTGCTGGTTTCATTATTAATCGCAAATTCTTCTGCCGGTGAAGGTTTCCAGCACTTTTTAGACAAGGAAGTAGGAACTCACCTTTTTCACCTTACCTACCCTGTCAGCATCTGGATCAATGACGGTCTTATGGCGGTTTTCTTTCTGCTGGTTGGGCTAGAAATTAAAAGAGAAATGGTAGAAGGAGAATTGTCTTCTTTCAAAAACGCTTCTCTTCCTATATTTGCGGCCGTAGGTGGAATGCTGGTTCCGGCTGTCATCTATACCATTTTCAATAGTGGCACGGAGTATGGCAATGGCTGGGGAATTCCTATGGCTACGGATATTGCGTTTTCCCTTGCAATCATCTCAATGCTGGGAAAAAAAATTCCCAATTCTATTAAAATATTTCTGGCAGCACTGGCAATTGTGGATGATCTGGGTGCGATTCTGGTGATTGCTGTTTTTTATACCGAACAGATTCACTGGACGTATCTCCTGCTCTCATTTGGGATGGCAGCACTTTTGTTCCTGTTGAATTTCCTTAAGGTTACCCGTCTTATTTTCTATATTATTCCAGGGTTGTTTTTATGGTATTTCCTGCATCATTCGGGAATTCATGCGACGATAGCCGGAGTTCTGCTGGCATTTTCCATTCCAACAAATGTATCTGATGTAGAGATCTCACCTCTTGAAAAACTGGAGCACAAGCTTCATTTTCCTGTGAGCTTTCTGATTATGCCGATATTTGCTTTAACGAACACTAATATTGCTTTTACCAGCGAGATGGTAACGGGAGTGACAAGTACATTAGGCCTTGGAATTATCTGTGGATTGGTATTGGGAAAACTGATCGGAATCAACCTGTTTTCTTTTATTGCCATCCGGTTAAAACTCAGTACACTTCCTCAAAACAGTACTTGGCTGCAAATGGTAGGCGTTGGGTTATTAGCAGGAATAGGCTTCACAATGTCTATTTTCATTGCACTTCTTTCTTTTAAAGAGAGTATTTCCATTCAGGATGAAGCGAAATTTGCCATTCTGATTGCATCTTTCCTTGCGGCAGTTTTAGGATTTGTGATTCTAAGCATGAGCTCTAAAAAAGATGTAAACGAAGTAGAAAACTAA
- a CDS encoding YihY/virulence factor BrkB family protein, producing the protein MNIKVPRFILKIQEFFDGIHIPVLGISLWQMFQIYISGIFKGNIGRKAAAISWSFTISLFPFLLFLLSVLPYMPHYDKLQFYIFEVLMHNVFPSNMEGDVRGYIETNIIPNMKGISNLTIVLALVFATNGTFSLINGFNENSDEKLTDVKEFILSFFITIGFITIVFLALFGVYYVEVVMKLFTPAYDISWLVNNLSKIIGFVSFPVFYFILLTLFYWLGTVKIARFRQAVPGAILTTVLFVLTTYIFAIYVKDIARYNVLYGSIGSMILLMVWVNVNVYLLLFGNELNMALRKLRIEKLLSDEIKKEAVHFNAPVTEPNLESNEEHKRKLDEKK; encoded by the coding sequence ATGAATATAAAGGTTCCCAGATTTATCTTGAAGATTCAAGAATTTTTTGACGGTATACATATTCCTGTTTTGGGAATATCGCTCTGGCAGATGTTCCAGATCTATATTTCCGGGATTTTTAAGGGAAATATCGGTAGAAAGGCTGCTGCCATTTCCTGGAGTTTTACCATCAGTTTGTTTCCTTTTCTGCTGTTCCTGCTTTCTGTTTTGCCATACATGCCGCATTATGATAAGCTTCAGTTTTATATTTTTGAAGTTCTGATGCATAATGTTTTTCCCTCCAATATGGAAGGCGATGTAAGAGGATATATTGAAACCAATATTATCCCGAATATGAAAGGAATCAGCAATCTGACCATCGTTCTGGCATTGGTTTTTGCCACCAACGGAACCTTTTCGCTTATTAACGGATTTAATGAAAATTCAGATGAAAAACTGACTGATGTAAAGGAATTTATTCTTTCGTTTTTTATAACAATAGGCTTTATTACCATTGTTTTTCTGGCACTTTTCGGAGTGTATTATGTGGAAGTGGTTATGAAGCTCTTTACCCCGGCGTATGATATCTCATGGCTGGTGAATAACCTTTCCAAGATCATTGGGTTTGTATCTTTTCCGGTTTTCTACTTCATTCTTCTGACACTTTTTTACTGGCTGGGAACGGTAAAGATTGCCAGATTCAGGCAGGCGGTACCCGGAGCTATTTTAACGACGGTTCTGTTTGTCCTGACTACTTATATCTTTGCCATCTATGTAAAAGACATTGCAAGATATAACGTTCTTTATGGATCCATCGGAAGCATGATCCTATTGATGGTCTGGGTTAATGTGAATGTGTACCTGCTTCTGTTTGGAAACGAGCTTAATATGGCACTCAGAAAACTCAGGATCGAAAAGCTGCTTTCTGACGAAATCAAGAAAGAAGCAGTTCATTTCAATGCACCGGTCACAGAACCCAATCTGGAAAGTAACGAAGAGCACAAAAGAAAGCTTGATGAGAAAAAATAA
- a CDS encoding 23S rRNA (pseudouridine(1915)-N(3))-methyltransferase RlmH, whose protein sequence is MRISLLCIGKTDDKEITSLISYYLTRLPKHWNFEITEIPDVKNAKNLSPDLLKKEESKLFLNYIDKNDLVIILDEKGKQFTSREFAQKIDTWMNSSVKKVHILIGGAYGFSEDIYSRANEKMSLSKMTFTHQMIRLFIVEQLYRADQILQGKPYHND, encoded by the coding sequence ATGAGAATCAGCTTACTTTGTATCGGTAAAACGGATGACAAGGAGATTACTTCTTTAATCAGCTATTACCTTACCCGTCTTCCCAAGCACTGGAATTTTGAAATCACTGAAATTCCTGATGTAAAAAATGCTAAAAACCTTTCTCCTGATCTCTTGAAAAAGGAAGAATCCAAGCTGTTCCTCAATTATATCGACAAAAACGACCTGGTTATTATTCTGGATGAAAAAGGAAAACAGTTTACCAGCCGTGAATTTGCTCAGAAAATTGATACCTGGATGAATTCCTCAGTAAAAAAAGTCCACATTCTTATCGGAGGGGCTTATGGCTTTTCTGAAGACATTTACAGCCGTGCCAATGAAAAAATGTCACTTTCAAAAATGACATTTACCCATCAGATGATCCGTTTATTCATTGTGGAACAGCTATACCGTGCCGACCAGATTTTACAGGGAAAGCCCTACCATAATGATTAA
- a CDS encoding tRNA (cytidine(34)-2'-O)-methyltransferase, whose protein sequence is MLNIVLVEPEIPNNTGNIGRLCVGTESRLHLVHPFGFVINDKNLKRSGLDYWVHLDVTEYANVEEWMKNIPDPSRVFLMSSHAEKSYLENEFQDGDWLVFGKESVGLSQEVLDQFENHLTIPMSKLIRSFNIANSVAFVVGEAKRQIGLQIK, encoded by the coding sequence ATGTTAAATATTGTTCTTGTAGAACCCGAAATACCCAATAATACAGGAAATATCGGAAGATTATGTGTAGGCACGGAAAGCAGATTGCATCTCGTTCATCCGTTTGGATTTGTAATTAATGACAAGAACCTGAAAAGATCAGGATTGGATTACTGGGTACATCTTGACGTTACGGAATACGCCAATGTTGAAGAGTGGATGAAGAATATTCCCGATCCGTCACGTGTTTTCCTGATGAGCTCGCATGCTGAAAAATCATATCTGGAAAATGAGTTTCAGGATGGCGACTGGCTGGTTTTCGGTAAAGAAAGTGTTGGCTTGAGTCAAGAAGTACTGGATCAGTTTGAAAATCATTTGACGATTCCGATGTCAAAATTAATCCGGAGCTTCAATATTGCCAATTCCGTTGCTTTTGTAGTAGGTGAGGCAAAAAGACAGATTGGTTTACAGATTAAGTAA
- a CDS encoding tetratricopeptide repeat protein produces the protein MKKTLLLTAFICSSFTLYAQDKIKAEECFKKADYKCAEEQYTKLAEKEQIQKYQSEYYNNLGTAQRRLGKTALALKSYESAMKANPLSAPVYANLASLNSQKGNKAKALEYIATGLKIDAENPEFYLTRSKIYDSQGKKDLALGDLKQILSFAPDNIYAKTGLANLKKNNGDLDGALKDYNQLISEKPESLLYNGRADVYLKMKKPKEALTDVNKAISIDPKFSNSYVTKALVLFDTAKPKEACENLDKAVNLGYEKAILADYYAKCVKK, from the coding sequence ATGAAAAAAACTTTATTACTTACAGCATTCATATGCTCCTCATTCACACTTTACGCACAGGACAAAATTAAAGCAGAAGAATGCTTTAAAAAAGCTGATTACAAATGTGCGGAAGAGCAGTATACCAAACTTGCGGAAAAAGAGCAGATTCAGAAATATCAGTCTGAATATTACAATAATCTGGGAACGGCTCAAAGAAGGCTTGGAAAAACAGCATTAGCTTTGAAATCGTATGAATCTGCAATGAAAGCCAATCCTTTATCGGCTCCTGTATATGCCAATCTTGCCTCTCTGAACAGTCAGAAGGGGAATAAAGCTAAAGCACTGGAATATATCGCTACCGGCCTTAAAATTGATGCTGAAAATCCGGAATTTTATCTTACCCGTTCCAAAATCTATGACAGCCAGGGAAAAAAAGACCTTGCGCTGGGTGATCTCAAACAGATTCTTAGCTTTGCACCGGATAATATCTATGCAAAAACCGGATTAGCCAATCTGAAGAAAAATAACGGTGATCTGGACGGTGCCCTGAAAGATTACAACCAGCTTATCTCAGAAAAACCGGAATCTCTTCTTTATAACGGAAGAGCAGATGTTTACCTTAAAATGAAAAAGCCTAAGGAAGCTCTTACAGACGTTAATAAAGCCATTTCCATAGATCCTAAATTTTCTAATTCTTATGTGACTAAAGCATTGGTTTTATTTGATACGGCAAAGCCTAAAGAAGCTTGTGAGAATCTGGACAAGGCTGTAAATTTAGGCTATGAAAAAGCTATTCTGGCCGATTATTATGCCAAGTGCGTGAAAAAATGA
- a CDS encoding phosphatase PAP2 family protein, with protein sequence MEEIIQEDKKVFLYLNNLGDSSFDQFWMLISSTWIWVPLYIIFLYFLYKNYKLKSLIFILIFIGLGATVSDQLASVFKYGVARLRPCHDPSIEHYMRIVKCGGQYGFYSAHASNTFFLATYLSILLKKKLKWFPYAIFVWAVVVSYSRIYLGVHFPIDILVGAFVGSLLGVIFGVLAKKVINKQNIPS encoded by the coding sequence ATGGAGGAAATTATTCAGGAGGATAAAAAGGTTTTTCTATACCTTAATAATTTGGGCGATTCCTCTTTCGACCAATTTTGGATGCTTATTTCCAGTACCTGGATCTGGGTACCGCTTTATATCATATTCCTTTACTTTTTATACAAAAATTATAAATTAAAGTCTTTAATTTTCATCCTTATATTTATTGGACTTGGAGCTACGGTTTCCGATCAGCTGGCAAGTGTTTTCAAGTATGGAGTAGCAAGGCTAAGGCCCTGTCATGATCCAAGTATAGAGCATTATATGAGGATTGTGAAGTGTGGCGGACAATATGGGTTTTATTCTGCCCATGCTTCCAATACTTTCTTTCTGGCCACTTATTTAAGTATTTTATTAAAAAAGAAGCTCAAGTGGTTTCCATATGCTATATTTGTATGGGCTGTGGTAGTTTCTTACAGCCGGATATATTTAGGAGTGCATTTCCCGATAGATATTTTGGTGGGGGCGTTTGTTGGATCTTTATTGGGAGTAATATTTGGAGTACTCGCCAAAAAAGTCATCAACAAGCAAAATATACCTTCATGA
- a CDS encoding twin-arginine translocase TatA/TatE family subunit, with amino-acid sequence MELSIGEMALIAVAIVVLFGPDKLPQIARDLGAGVRKMRGAVEDIKTEIMKETDNPVSEIKREIEKVKDAAKDFNPMKDIEKDIVKEPLAANEPPQIKPADDETYEGPVSR; translated from the coding sequence ATGGAATTAAGCATTGGAGAAATGGCACTGATCGCGGTAGCGATTGTTGTATTATTCGGTCCGGATAAACTCCCTCAGATAGCGCGTGACTTAGGAGCAGGCGTTAGAAAAATGCGTGGAGCAGTGGAAGATATTAAAACTGAGATCATGAAGGAAACCGATAACCCGGTTTCTGAGATCAAGCGTGAAATTGAGAAGGTAAAAGATGCGGCAAAAGACTTCAATCCCATGAAAGATATTGAAAAAGATATCGTAAAGGAACCTTTAGCTGCCAATGAACCTCCCCAAATTAAGCCTGCCGATGATGAAACCTACGAAGGGCCTGTAAGCAGATAA
- a CDS encoding TCR/Tet family MFS transporter has translation MENSKKKAAIGFIFITLLIDITGWGIIIPVVPKLIEELIHADISEAAKYGGWLGFAYAFTQFIFSPVVGNLSDKYGRRPIILISLFGFAVDYIFLALAPTIWWLFLGRIIAGLTGASVTTASAYIADISTDEDRAKNFGLIGAAFGIGFIIGPVLGGVLGHYGARVPFYAAAGLCLLNFLYGYFILPESLDKDKRREFDWKRANPVGSFKFLGKHPEISGLIVALILIYIAGHAVQSNWSFFTMYKFSWTERMVGISLGAVGLLVGLVQGVLIRWTTPKLGEQKSIYYGLALYAVGMLLFAFASEGWMMFVFLVPYCLGGICGPALQSVITKSVPSNEQGELQGALTSLMSATSIIGPPLMTNLFYFFTHDEAPFEFSGAPFFLAFILMAVSVVMTYSAFQKKDKKTGLN, from the coding sequence ATGGAAAACTCAAAGAAAAAAGCGGCCATTGGCTTTATATTTATTACCTTACTGATTGATATTACAGGATGGGGAATTATTATTCCTGTGGTTCCCAAATTAATTGAGGAACTGATCCATGCCGATATCAGTGAAGCAGCAAAATATGGCGGCTGGCTGGGTTTTGCCTATGCATTTACTCAGTTTATTTTTTCTCCTGTAGTAGGAAATCTGAGTGACAAATACGGAAGAAGGCCTATTATCCTGATTTCTCTTTTTGGATTTGCAGTAGATTATATTTTCCTGGCGCTTGCCCCTACCATCTGGTGGCTTTTCCTGGGAAGGATTATTGCCGGACTTACGGGAGCCAGTGTAACAACGGCAAGTGCTTATATCGCCGATATTTCTACAGATGAGGACAGAGCTAAGAATTTCGGTCTTATTGGTGCAGCATTCGGAATTGGCTTTATTATCGGACCGGTATTGGGTGGGGTTCTGGGACATTATGGTGCCAGAGTACCTTTCTATGCAGCAGCCGGTTTATGTTTGTTAAATTTCCTTTATGGCTATTTCATTTTGCCTGAAAGTTTAGATAAAGACAAAAGAAGAGAATTCGACTGGAAGCGGGCTAATCCTGTTGGCTCATTTAAGTTTTTAGGTAAGCATCCGGAGATTTCGGGACTTATTGTTGCCCTTATTTTAATCTATATTGCAGGCCATGCTGTACAAAGCAATTGGAGCTTTTTTACTATGTATAAATTTAGCTGGACAGAAAGAATGGTTGGAATTTCATTGGGGGCTGTTGGGCTTCTAGTAGGTTTGGTTCAGGGTGTACTTATACGCTGGACAACTCCAAAACTGGGTGAGCAGAAAAGTATATATTACGGACTTGCTCTGTATGCGGTGGGGATGCTTCTTTTTGCCTTTGCTTCGGAAGGCTGGATGATGTTTGTGTTCCTGGTGCCTTACTGTTTGGGAGGGATTTGCGGACCTGCGTTGCAGTCGGTGATCACGAAAAGTGTTCCTTCCAATGAACAGGGAGAGCTTCAGGGAGCATTAACCAGTTTAATGAGTGCCACTTCTATCATAGGACCGCCGCTGATGACCAATCTCTTCTACTTTTTTACTCATGATGAAGCCCCATTTGAATTTTCTGGAGCACCGTTCTTCCTGGCATTTATTTTAATGGCAGTAAGTGTGGTGATGACCTATTCAGCTTTTCAGAAAAAAGATAAAAAAACCGGCTTGAATTGA